Proteins from a genomic interval of Paenibacillus sp. FSL R5-0623:
- a CDS encoding response regulator: MYKVLLVEDETVIRQGLRELIVQVSSQFQVTGEASSGTEALDFLRCEVPDVLITDIRMREMDGLTLVSKARDMYPELLMLIISGYGEFEYARRAMEFGVLNYLLKPIDRYELASCIQKIQLLLDRRYGISTLSIPESSGKTEHAGGDTRKIIRDVKEHIKQHPDGDLRLQTIADLVNLNPTYLSQLFKNEIGINYSEYITEARMERAKWLLINTGLKIYDVARLSGHQSPKHFMLVFKQQVGWTAGEYRDRFSIS; encoded by the coding sequence ATGTATAAAGTCTTGCTTGTAGAGGATGAGACGGTCATCCGTCAGGGACTGAGGGAGCTGATCGTACAAGTGTCTTCTCAGTTTCAGGTAACGGGCGAAGCGTCGAGCGGTACCGAGGCGCTGGATTTTCTGAGATGTGAGGTGCCGGACGTGTTAATCACGGATATCCGCATGCGTGAAATGGACGGTTTAACTTTGGTAAGCAAAGCCAGAGACATGTATCCTGAATTGCTAATGCTCATCATAAGCGGCTATGGCGAGTTTGAATATGCACGCAGAGCGATGGAGTTTGGGGTGTTGAACTATCTGTTGAAGCCAATCGATCGTTATGAACTGGCATCATGCATACAAAAGATTCAATTGCTGCTGGATCGCAGATATGGTATTTCAACCCTTTCGATCCCGGAGTCATCTGGGAAAACAGAACACGCTGGTGGAGATACGCGGAAGATTATCCGAGATGTGAAGGAGCACATCAAGCAACATCCCGATGGAGATCTGCGACTTCAGACGATAGCAGATCTTGTTAACTTGAACCCTACTTATTTAAGCCAGTTGTTCAAGAACGAAATAGGCATCAATTATTCCGAATACATCACTGAGGCACGTATGGAGCGGGCCAAGTGGTTGCTGATCAACACGGGTCTCAAAATCTATGATGTGGCACGGTTATCCGGGCATCAGAGCCCCAAACACTTCATGCTGGTGTTCAAGCAGCAGGTGGGATGGACCGCAGGAGAATATCGAGACCGATTCAGTATCTCTTGA